A part of Bosea sp. (in: a-proteobacteria) genomic DNA contains:
- a CDS encoding ATP-binding cassette domain-containing protein, with translation MSAALLTATDLSRTYGSRRGLFGAITKVRAVNRVSFSIAAGETLGIVGESGSGKSTMGRMALGLEPPDEGQVRFIGQPIPASGSLAWRAQRARMQMIYQDPLGALDRRLPVIAQVQEPLDIHRLGDPAQRLLRAQEMLARVGLSVEQMGRYPHELSGGQRQRVVLARALMTRPDFLVCDEPVSALDVSIQAQVVNLLVDLQAEFGIAMLFISHDLRVVRQVSRRVAVMYLGDFVEVGDADDLFAEPLHPYTRALVSAAPVTLRMPDQQRIVLKGEPPNPANRPGGCSFHPRCPFATERCKVEKPALLPVDQGLGRRVACHLIEPSSAAIEKAA, from the coding sequence ATGAGCGCCGCCTTGCTCACTGCCACGGACCTTTCGCGCACCTATGGCTCGCGGCGTGGGCTGTTCGGTGCCATCACGAAAGTGCGCGCGGTCAACCGCGTCAGTTTCAGCATTGCCGCTGGCGAGACATTGGGCATCGTTGGCGAGTCCGGCTCAGGCAAGTCAACCATGGGGCGCATGGCCCTCGGCCTGGAGCCTCCCGATGAGGGGCAAGTGCGGTTCATCGGCCAGCCAATTCCCGCCTCCGGCAGTCTGGCGTGGCGGGCTCAGCGCGCGCGCATGCAAATGATCTATCAGGACCCGCTCGGCGCGCTTGATCGCCGCCTGCCGGTAATCGCCCAGGTTCAGGAGCCGCTGGATATCCACCGGTTGGGCGATCCTGCGCAACGTCTGCTGCGTGCGCAGGAGATGCTGGCCCGCGTCGGGCTTTCAGTTGAACAGATGGGCCGTTATCCTCACGAACTCTCGGGCGGGCAGCGTCAGCGCGTGGTGCTTGCGCGCGCGCTCATGACAAGACCTGATTTTCTGGTGTGCGACGAGCCGGTTTCGGCGCTGGACGTCTCGATCCAGGCACAGGTCGTGAACCTTCTGGTCGATCTGCAGGCAGAGTTCGGCATTGCCATGCTGTTCATCAGCCATGACCTGCGGGTGGTGCGGCAGGTCTCCAGACGCGTAGCGGTCATGTATCTCGGTGATTTTGTCGAGGTGGGCGATGCGGATGATTTGTTCGCCGAGCCGCTGCATCCCTACACCCGCGCGCTTGTCTCCGCGGCTCCGGTGACGCTGCGCATGCCCGACCAACAGCGCATCGTGCTGAAGGGCGAGCCGCCAAACCCAGCCAATCGGCCGGGCGGCTGCAGCTTCCATCCACGTTGCCCGTTCGCCACGGAGCGATGCAAGGTTGAAAAACCTGCGCTGTTGCCGGTCGATCAGGGCCTGGGGCGCCGTGTTGCCTGCCATCTGATTGAGCCTTCCAGCGCCGCAATCGAAAAGGCCGCCTGA
- a CDS encoding ABC transporter ATP-binding protein, translated as MIPSTQFTLSGLTVSFDGITVLHGIDLSIGKGEALGLVGESGSGKSVTWLAALGLLPGKARVSGSARLDGLELIGAMPETLDKVRGGRVAMIFQDPTSALNPVLKVGTQIGEALALHRGLSGAAIKAEAKRLFDLVGIPDAERRLSSYPHEFSGGQNQRVMIAMALAGEPDILVADEPTTALDVTIQAQILDLINTVRREMGMALVLISHDLGVIAETCDRVAVMYAGRIVEEAPAADLFAAPRHPYARGLLHSLPPLGGARRKLVSIPGVVPDPRALPKGCAFAPRCSEVTDACLISPLTLRSAETGRRLACVLDPHEPARKDQRQFEAA; from the coding sequence ATGATACCTTCCACACAATTTACCCTGTCGGGGCTGACTGTCAGCTTCGACGGGATCACGGTTTTGCATGGCATCGACCTTTCGATTGGCAAGGGCGAGGCTCTCGGTCTCGTCGGCGAGTCAGGGTCCGGCAAGTCGGTCACCTGGCTTGCGGCGCTTGGCCTCCTGCCGGGCAAGGCGCGCGTTTCCGGAAGTGCAAGGCTTGACGGCCTCGAACTGATCGGTGCAATGCCTGAAACACTGGATAAGGTCCGTGGTGGTCGCGTCGCGATGATCTTTCAGGACCCGACCAGCGCACTAAACCCTGTGCTGAAGGTCGGCACACAGATCGGCGAGGCCTTGGCGCTGCATCGCGGGCTTTCGGGTGCTGCAATCAAGGCGGAGGCGAAAAGGCTGTTTGATCTGGTCGGCATTCCCGATGCGGAACGCCGCCTGTCGTCCTATCCGCATGAGTTTTCAGGCGGCCAGAACCAGCGCGTGATGATTGCCATGGCGCTGGCCGGGGAGCCAGACATTCTGGTGGCCGACGAGCCCACAACGGCATTGGATGTCACCATTCAGGCACAAATCCTCGATTTGATCAACACTGTCCGCCGCGAGATGGGCATGGCACTGGTGCTGATCAGCCATGATCTCGGTGTCATTGCGGAAACCTGCGACCGCGTCGCGGTGATGTATGCCGGGCGCATCGTCGAGGAAGCGCCGGCGGCCGATCTGTTCGCAGCCCCCCGACACCCCTATGCACGCGGACTTCTGCACTCGCTACCGCCTCTCGGAGGGGCACGCCGCAAGCTGGTCTCGATCCCCGGTGTTGTGCCTGACCCGCGCGCGCTGCCGAAGGGCTGCGCCTTTGCGCCGCGCTGCAGCGAGGTGACGGATGCCTGTCTCATTTCCCCGCTAACGCTTCGCAGCGCCGAGACAGGGCGTCGGCTCGCCTGCGTGCTTGATCCCCATGAGCCAGCGCGAAAAGACCAGCGCCAATTCGAGGCCGCATGA
- a CDS encoding ABC transporter substrate-binding protein: MTAFTRRRALQLGVSALGASALPNFAIGQSDTRASITIAVQKITNSNVLDVLREQSNVGERVFFTSIWEGLISRDWLGNLSPRPGLATEWRRIDDQTVELKLRQGVKFHNGEEMTAEDVVFTFSRERMFGNTEPKNRTVIRVEGRIPAPRPGKELPPEVTAIARRAWPDLARVEAIDKYTVRFYNATPDVTLEGRLARYGSDIMSRKGWEDAASYLDWARKPITTGPYKVVEFRPDNSLTLEAHDEYWGGRPPLRRIRFVEVPEVPSRIAGLLSGQYQFACDIPPDQISDIEKNAAFEVQGGTILNHRLTVFDKNHAQLQNPLVRRALTHSIDRQAIVDSLWAGRTKVPAGLQWEYYGDMFHADWTVPEFNPTLARDLLRQSGYKGDPIPYRMLNNYYTNQNSTAQVLVEMWRSVGLNVQINTVENWSQIMARGEARAIRDWSNSAPFSDPVSSIVNQHGPNGSQQQAGEWTNAEMNQLSEVLETSTDRAKRKTAFRRMLEICEREDPAYTVLHQNATFTAKPKALRWKASPAFAMDFRPGNYV; the protein is encoded by the coding sequence ATGACGGCTTTCACACGACGTAGGGCGCTTCAGCTTGGCGTAAGCGCGCTTGGCGCATCGGCCTTGCCGAACTTCGCCATCGGCCAATCCGACACCCGCGCCTCGATCACCATCGCAGTGCAGAAAATTACCAACTCCAATGTGCTCGACGTGCTGCGCGAGCAATCCAATGTTGGCGAGCGTGTATTTTTTACCTCGATCTGGGAAGGGCTGATCAGCCGCGACTGGCTAGGCAACCTGTCTCCGCGTCCGGGGCTCGCCACGGAATGGAGGCGCATCGACGACCAGACCGTCGAACTCAAGTTGCGTCAGGGCGTCAAGTTCCATAACGGCGAGGAAATGACAGCCGAGGACGTCGTTTTTACGTTCTCGCGTGAGCGCATGTTCGGGAATACCGAACCTAAGAACCGGACGGTCATCCGTGTTGAGGGTCGCATTCCTGCGCCGCGCCCCGGCAAGGAGCTACCGCCTGAAGTCACAGCTATTGCACGTCGCGCCTGGCCAGATCTGGCCCGGGTAGAAGCCATCGATAAGTATACGGTTCGTTTTTATAACGCGACTCCTGACGTAACCCTCGAGGGCCGTCTTGCCCGCTACGGTTCCGACATCATGAGCCGCAAGGGCTGGGAAGATGCCGCAAGCTATCTCGACTGGGCCCGCAAGCCGATCACCACCGGTCCTTACAAGGTCGTCGAATTCCGGCCCGACAACTCGCTGACGCTCGAAGCCCATGACGAGTATTGGGGCGGGCGTCCACCGCTGCGCCGCATCCGTTTCGTCGAGGTGCCCGAAGTGCCGAGCCGCATCGCCGGGCTCTTGTCAGGCCAGTATCAGTTCGCCTGCGACATTCCGCCGGACCAGATCTCGGACATCGAGAAGAACGCCGCTTTCGAGGTGCAGGGCGGCACGATCCTCAACCACCGCCTGACGGTGTTCGACAAGAACCATGCCCAGCTTCAGAACCCGCTGGTCCGCCGCGCGCTGACCCACTCCATCGACCGCCAGGCCATCGTCGACTCGCTCTGGGCTGGCCGCACCAAGGTTCCCGCCGGACTGCAGTGGGAGTATTACGGAGATATGTTCCATGCCGATTGGACGGTGCCGGAATTCAACCCGACGCTGGCCCGCGATCTCTTGCGGCAGTCCGGATACAAGGGCGACCCGATCCCATACCGCATGCTGAACAACTATTACACCAACCAGAACTCCACAGCGCAGGTGCTGGTCGAGATGTGGCGGTCGGTTGGGCTGAACGTCCAGATCAATACAGTCGAGAACTGGTCGCAGATCATGGCACGTGGCGAGGCCAGAGCCATTCGCGATTGGTCCAACTCCGCCCCGTTCAGCGATCCTGTTTCGTCAATCGTCAACCAGCACGGTCCCAACGGCTCGCAGCAGCAGGCCGGCGAATGGACAAATGCCGAGATGAACCAACTCTCGGAGGTACTCGAAACCTCGACCGATCGTGCAAAGCGGAAAACCGCGTTCCGGCGGATGCTAGAAATCTGTGAGCGCGAGGACCCCGCCTACACGGTGCTGCACCAGAACGCGACCTTCACGGCAAAGCCGAAAGCACTGCGCTGGAAAGCTTCGCCAGCCTTCGCCATGGACTTCCGGCCCGGCAACTATGTCTGA
- a CDS encoding IS110 family transposase yields MTSEVCTIGLDLAKNAFQVHGADAAGAVVLRKQLRRGQVLKFFADQPRCLVAMEACGSSHFWAREIGRLGHEVRMIPPAYVKPFVKRQKNDAADAEAICEAAQRPTMRFVGVKSEATQGAAVMLRTRDLLLRQRTQTINALRGHLAEFGHVAPQGLGHASKLTAMIDDPETVLPEPARAALRFLTATLSQLNDQIGVLDAEIVRRTREDEKARRLMTIPGVGPLVASALVALAPSPETFKRGRDFAAWLGLVPRQHSTGGKQRLGSTTKMGERSLRRLLIMGAHSELIWRKRKGATPGSWLANMLASKPPMLVRVALANKMASIVWAIMARGETYRASVAAA; encoded by the coding sequence ATGACAAGCGAGGTTTGCACGATCGGTTTGGATTTGGCCAAGAATGCATTTCAGGTGCATGGCGCGGATGCGGCGGGAGCTGTTGTGCTCCGCAAGCAGTTGCGGCGCGGGCAAGTTCTGAAGTTTTTCGCTGATCAGCCGCGATGCCTGGTGGCGATGGAAGCCTGCGGAAGTTCCCACTTCTGGGCGCGGGAGATCGGTCGGCTGGGACATGAGGTGCGGATGATCCCACCTGCTTATGTCAAACCCTTCGTGAAGCGGCAGAAGAACGATGCGGCAGACGCCGAGGCGATCTGCGAGGCGGCTCAGCGGCCGACGATGCGCTTTGTTGGGGTGAAGAGCGAAGCGACACAAGGGGCAGCCGTCATGTTGCGCACCCGTGATTTGCTGCTCCGCCAACGCACGCAGACCATCAATGCCTTGCGAGGCCATCTGGCCGAGTTCGGTCATGTCGCGCCGCAAGGTCTGGGCCACGCCTCGAAGCTGACGGCGATGATTGATGATCCAGAGACCGTGCTGCCGGAACCGGCGCGGGCGGCTTTGCGGTTTCTGACGGCGACCCTGTCGCAGTTGAATGATCAGATCGGCGTCCTGGATGCCGAGATCGTCAGGCGCACACGCGAAGACGAGAAGGCGCGCCGGCTGATGACGATCCCTGGGGTTGGGCCGCTGGTCGCCTCGGCTCTGGTGGCTCTTGCGCCATCGCCGGAGACGTTCAAACGCGGACGTGACTTCGCCGCATGGCTTGGGCTTGTGCCCCGGCAACATTCGACCGGCGGCAAGCAACGCCTTGGCTCCACGACGAAGATGGGTGAACGATCCCTGCGGCGGCTCCTGATCATGGGCGCACACAGCGAACTGATCTGGCGCAAACGCAAAGGTGCCACGCCGGGGTCATGGCTGGCCAACATGCTGGCGAGTAAACCACCGATGCTGGTGCGCGTGGCGCTCGCCAACAAGATGGCGAGCATCGTTTGGGCGATCATGGCGCGGGGAGAGACATACAGGGCTTCGGTCGCGGCGGCATAA